A segment of the Bradyrhizobium sp. CCBAU 53340 genome:
ACTACCGCGAGGTCGTCTCGCGCGGGATCGCCAGCATGCGCGCGCTGATCGAACTCGGCGTCGCCCGCGGCGAGATTCACCAGAAGAATCTCGCGCGCTATCCGCAGATCCTGATCGCGCCGGCGATGATCGCGGTGATCTGGCAGAGCCTGTTTGCGCGGCATGCGCCGCTCGATGCGCAGGACATGCTGCGTGTCCATCTCGATTTGATTTTTGGCGAACGGAGGACGACATGACGTCGTCGCAAAGGATTTTCAGGTTTGCATTGGCCGCCGCGCTGGCAATCGGGCTTGCTGCCTGCAAGGAGAAGCGCGATCCCGGTTTCCAGGGCTGGGTCGAGGCGGACATGATCTTCGTCAGCCCGGACGAAGCGGGGCGGGTGACCAAGCTGAACGTCCGCGAGGGCGAGGAGGTCAAGGTGGGCGAGCCCCTCTATTCCGTCGACGACGATCTCCAGCTCGCCGATCTCAACCAGAACAAGGCAACGCTCGCGAATGCGCAGCAGACCTATGACCGCGCGGCGTCGCTGAGCAAGACCGGCTCGGGCACGCAGGCCAATCTCGATTCGGCCGTCTCCGCCTTGCGCGTCGCCGAAGCGCGGGTTGCGACGTCGGAGACTCGAATGTCGCGGCGCAAGGGCTTTGCGCCGGTCACCGGCACTGTTCAGCAGATCTATTTTCGCGAGGGCGAGATGGTGGGGGCACAGCGGCCGGTGCTCTCGATCATGCCACCCGGCAACATGAAGCTGCGCTTCTTCGTGCCGGAAACGGAGTTGCCGAAGCTGTCGATCGGCGACGAGGTGCGGGTCGCCTGCGACAATTGCGCCGCCGATCTCACCGCCAAGATCTACTTCATCGCGACCACGGCCGAATACACTCCGCCGGTGATCTACAGCCTCGATGAGCGCAACAAGCTCGTCTACCTGATCCAGGCGCGGCCCTCGCGGCCGGATGCCTTGCGCGTCGGCCAGCCCATCAGCGTCTATCTCAACCCGAAGACCCCGGTGGCGGACAAGCGATGAACGGTGCCAACGACATCGCGATCGACGTCAAGGGCCTGACCAAATCGTTCGGCGGACGCGAGGTCGTGCACGATCTGTCGATGCAGGTGAAGCGCGGCTCGATCTACGGCTTCCTCGGGCCGAACGGCTCGGGCAAGACCACCACCATCCGCATTCTCTGCGGCCTCTTGACGCCTGACAGCGGCGAGGGCACCTGCCTCGGCTACGACATCCTGAAGGACGCCGAAAAGATCAAGCGGCAGGTCGGCTACATGACCCAGCGCTTCAGCCTGTATCAGGACCTTTCGGTGCGCGAGAATCTCGAATTCGTCGCGCGGCTCTATGGAATCGCCGACGCACGCGGTGCGGCGCGCGACATGATCAAGCGGCTCGGCCTCTCGGGCCGCGAGGGGCAGCTCGCCGGCGAGCTCTCCGGCGGCTGGAAGCAGCGCCTCGCATTGGGGGCCTGCACGTTGCCCAATCCAAAACTGTTGCTGCTGGACGAGCCGACCGCCGGCGTCGATCCCAAGGCGCGGCGCGACTTCTGGAACGAGATCCATGCGCTGGCAGCCGATGGTCTCACCGTGCTGGTCTCGACCCATTACATGGACGAGGCCGAGCGCTGCCACGAGATCGCCTATATCGCCTATGGCCATCTCCTGGCACACGGCACCGTCGACGAGGTGATCGCGAAATCCGCGCTGACCACCTACACGGTCACCGGCGAGCTGAGCGGTCTTGCGGCCGATCTCGCCGGCAAGCCCGGGGTCGACATGGTGGCTCCGTTCGGCACCTCGCTGCACGTCTCGGGCCGCGACGTTGCGGCGCTCGAAGCCAGCATCGCGCCATGGCGGGAGAAGAGCGGCCTGCACTGGCAGAAATCGGCGCCGTCGCTGGAGGACGTCTTCATCGAGCTAATGGGCCGCTCCAGGGACAATTTCCAATGAGCACCATTCGCGCAACCGGCCCCTTGCGGGAGATCCGCGACCGTTTCGGCTTCTGGCGGCGCTCCTATGCCATGATGGC
Coding sequences within it:
- a CDS encoding ABC transporter ATP-binding protein translates to MNGANDIAIDVKGLTKSFGGREVVHDLSMQVKRGSIYGFLGPNGSGKTTTIRILCGLLTPDSGEGTCLGYDILKDAEKIKRQVGYMTQRFSLYQDLSVRENLEFVARLYGIADARGAARDMIKRLGLSGREGQLAGELSGGWKQRLALGACTLPNPKLLLLDEPTAGVDPKARRDFWNEIHALAADGLTVLVSTHYMDEAERCHEIAYIAYGHLLAHGTVDEVIAKSALTTYTVTGELSGLAADLAGKPGVDMVAPFGTSLHVSGRDVAALEASIAPWREKSGLHWQKSAPSLEDVFIELMGRSRDNFQ
- a CDS encoding HlyD family secretion protein encodes the protein MTSSQRIFRFALAAALAIGLAACKEKRDPGFQGWVEADMIFVSPDEAGRVTKLNVREGEEVKVGEPLYSVDDDLQLADLNQNKATLANAQQTYDRAASLSKTGSGTQANLDSAVSALRVAEARVATSETRMSRRKGFAPVTGTVQQIYFREGEMVGAQRPVLSIMPPGNMKLRFFVPETELPKLSIGDEVRVACDNCAADLTAKIYFIATTAEYTPPVIYSLDERNKLVYLIQARPSRPDALRVGQPISVYLNPKTPVADKR